A single genomic interval of Roseomonas aeriglobus harbors:
- the alr gene encoding alanine racemase, with translation MDWTAPNRLLIDGDAVVANWRTLARMSGRAACGAAVKANGYGLGARDVATRLVAAGCRDLFVATWGEARALGDVGPATVGVLHGIRDEDATQIGLPGVRPVLNTVNQVRRWRAIGGGACDVMVDTGMNRLGLSVQDVADGVLDGLAIETLMSHLACADDDHPLNARQRAAFAGLAGQTSARRLSLANSAGIALGPEYAFDLTRPGLALYGGVPRGELADLIRPVVGIEAQILQRRAVRAGETVGYNATWTAQRDTAVAIVNLGYADGYWRGFSGRGMARGPAGEALPVIGRVSMDLVALDLSAAPRLSEGAWVSLDYALPEASGASGMSQYELLTGLGHRFERIVR, from the coding sequence ATGGACTGGACCGCCCCCAACCGCCTCCTGATCGATGGCGACGCAGTCGTCGCCAATTGGCGTACGCTTGCCCGAATGAGCGGCCGTGCCGCGTGTGGCGCAGCGGTCAAGGCCAACGGCTATGGCCTGGGCGCGCGCGATGTCGCCACCCGGCTGGTCGCCGCCGGCTGCCGCGACCTGTTCGTCGCGACTTGGGGCGAGGCGCGCGCGCTGGGCGATGTGGGACCGGCGACCGTCGGCGTCCTTCACGGGATCCGCGATGAGGATGCGACGCAAATCGGTCTGCCCGGCGTGCGGCCGGTCCTGAACACCGTGAATCAGGTTCGCCGCTGGCGGGCGATAGGCGGCGGCGCGTGCGACGTGATGGTCGACACGGGCATGAACCGGCTGGGTCTGTCGGTGCAGGATGTGGCGGACGGCGTGTTGGACGGCTTGGCGATCGAGACGTTGATGAGCCACCTCGCCTGCGCGGACGACGATCACCCCCTCAACGCGCGGCAACGGGCGGCGTTCGCCGGTCTGGCGGGGCAGACATCGGCCAGGCGCCTGAGCCTCGCCAACTCGGCCGGCATCGCGCTAGGACCGGAATATGCCTTCGATCTGACCCGCCCGGGCCTGGCGCTATACGGCGGCGTCCCGCGCGGCGAGCTGGCCGACTTGATCCGCCCGGTGGTGGGCATTGAGGCGCAGATCCTCCAGCGCCGCGCCGTCCGCGCCGGCGAGACGGTCGGCTACAACGCGACCTGGACCGCCCAACGGGATACCGCAGTCGCGATCGTCAACCTGGGCTATGCCGACGGCTATTGGCGCGGCTTCTCGGGCCGCGGCATGGCCCGCGGACCGGCAGGCGAGGCGCTGCCGGTGATTGGGCGAGTATCGATGGACCTGGTGGCGCTCGACCTGTCCGCCGCGCCGCGCTTGAGCGAAGGCGCGTGGGTCTCGCTCGATTATGCCTTGCCAGAGGCGTCCGGCGCGAGCGGGATGAGCCAGTACGAGCTTCTGACCGGGCTCGGTCACCGGTTCGAGCGGATCGTTCGATAG